Sequence from the Paenibacillus tundrae genome:
TATCCGGTCTCACCGGCTGGATTAGCGGTTCAGTACGTCTGTCAGTAGTTTATTGGCCAAGCCTGGATTGGCTTTCCCCTTACTTTCTTTCATAACCTGACCAACCAAGAAACCGATGGCTTTTTGTTTACCAGCCTTGTAATCCTCAACGGATTGAGGGTTGTTTGCAACAACCTGCTCAACAATGGTAAGAATGGCTCCCTCGTCACTAATTTGGACAAGACCTTTCTCTTCAACGATCTGTTGTGGAAGTTTACCACTCTCCAGCATTTCTTTAAATACTGTTTTGGCAATCTTACTGCTAATTGTGCCCTTCTCAAGCAGTCCGATCATCTCACCTAGACCTTGACCTGTCAGAGGAACCTGAGACAACTCTAAATTACTGGTGTTCAAATGAGCAAGCAATTCACCCATGATCCAGTTGGATACCGTTTTGGCATCTTGCGTGTATTTCAAGCTATCTTCAAAAAGATCTGCAATCGCTTTGGATGAAGTAATAACCTCAGCATCATAACTTGGCAGACCATAATCCGCAGTATAGCGAGCTTTACGCTGGTCTGGAAGCTCAGGAATTGAAGCTCTAATCCGTTCTTTCCAAGCATCATCAATATGCAGGTTAACTAGGTCTGGATCTGGGAAATAACGATAGTCATGCGCCTGCTCTTTGCCACGCATAGTTAGTGTTTTGCCTTGTGCCTCGTCCCAACGACGAGTCTCTTGCACCACTTCACCGCCATCATCCAGGATCTCAGCTTGGCGGAATTGTTCATATTCCAAACCACGCTGAACACCACGGAAGGAGTTCATGTTTTTGAGTTCAGCCCGTGTACCCAGCTTCTCTTGTCCATGTGGACGCAAACTGATGTTGGCATCACAACGAAGCGAGCCTTCTTCCATCTTCACATCAGACACTTCACAATATTGCATAATTGCACGCAGCTTCTCAAGATAAGCACGCGCTTCTTCAGGTGAAGAAATCTCTGGTTCTGATACAATCTCGACAAGCGGTGTACCTACACGGTTAAAGTCAACTAATGAAGCATAGCCGCCATCAACGTGAGTAAGCTTACCTGCATCTTCCTCCAAATGGAGACGGGTAATGCCGATTCGTTTCGTTTCACCATTCACTTCGATATCAATCCAACCGTTCTCGCCAATAGGTTGATCAAATTGTGAGATTTGGTACGCTTTTGGTGAATCCGGGTAGAAGTAGTTTTTACGGTCAAACTTACTAACATCAGCAATTGTACAGTTCAGAGCCATTGCGGCTTTCATCGCGTAATCAACTGCTTGACGATTTAATACAGGCAATACACCTGGGTGCCCGAGACAGACAGGGCAAGTATGCATATTAGGCGGTGCTCCAAAGGCTGTGGAGCAACCGCAGAAAATTTTGGAGTTGGTGTGCAACTCGACGTGGACCTCAAGTCCAACGACCGTTTCATATTTAGATGCGGACATTTCTATATTCCTCCGTTCCGGGCAGTCTACAGCTGCGGACGCTGCTTGTGGAATTCCGTATTTTGTTCAAACGCATGCGCTACACGCAGTACGGTTGTTTCATCAAAGGCTTTACCAATAATCTGCAACCCAACAGGAAGTCCATCCGAGAAACCACATGGAATGCTAACTGCAGGTACGCCAGCAAGACTGACCGGAATCGTCAGAATATCATTAAGGTACATGGTCAGCGGATCATCCACTTGAGAACCTAGTTTGAACGCAGTTGTCGGAGCCGTTGGTCCGATAATCACATCATATTTAGCAAATACATTGTCGAAATCTTGCTTGATCAATGTACGTACTTTTTGTGCTTTCAGGTAATAAGCATCATAGTATCCGGAGCTAAGTGCATACGTACCCAGCATGATGCGTCGTTTAACCTCTTGCCCAAAGCCCTGACTACGGGACTGATGATACAGATCGAGTAGATTTTCAGGATTCTCTGCACGCACGCCATAACGAACACCGTCAAACCGAGCAAGGTTCGATGAAGCTTCGGAGGAGGAGAGCAAGTAATACGTAGCAACTGCATATTCGGTATGCGGGAGTGATACTTCTTCCCAAGTTGCTCCAAGCCCTTCCAGTACCTTGAGTGCCGCCATAACCTTGTCTTTAACTTCTGGATCAACACCTTCACCGATGTATTCCTTCGGTACAGCAATACGAAGCCCTTTGACATCGCCGGTAAGACTACTCAAATAATCGGGAATGTCGACTTTTGCAGATGTCGAATCCTTGGCATCATAACCTGCAATGGCTTGCAGAACATAAGCAGAATCTTCGACATTTTTGGTCAATGGCCCGATCTGATCCAATGAAGATGCAAAAGCTACCAGACCAAAACGAGATACTAATCCATACGTTGGCTTCAGGCCAACTACACCGCAATACGAAGCCGGCTGTCTTATTGAACCACCAGTATCTGATCCAAGTGTGAAGTATGCCTCTCCAGCTGCAACAGCTGCTGCAGACCCACCGCTCGATCCACCTGGTACACGATCCAGCGCCCATGGGTTACGAACAGGGTAGAAGCTTGAGTTTTCATTCGAACCGCCCATAGCGAATTCATCCATGTTCAATTTACCGATCGTTACAGTATCAGCCGCTCTAAGCTTCTCCACAACCGTTGCATCATACACCGGATCGAAATTACTCAAAAATTGGCTAGCACATGTTGTACGCAATCCGTTCGTAACGATATTGTCCTTGATCCCTACAGGCAATCCAAAGAGCAGACCTTTTTCCTCTCCACTAACAAGACGGTCATCCAACTGGCGTGCACGGGCACGAGCCCGTTCCTCATCCAATGCCAAATATGCCTTTACCTTATCTTCACGTACACCAATGTTCTCATATGCCTGATTCACGAGATCGCTGACCGACAACTCCTTGGCGTGCAGCTTGTTATGTATCTCCGGCAACGATTGTTCAAATAAACTCACGATGTTCGTCCTCCTTCCGGTTATCGGTTATTCCATTACAGCAGGCACTTTGAATTGGCCTTCTTCTTCATCCGGTGCATTGTGCATGACCTGTTCGATTGACAAACTTTCTTTTGTCTCATCTTCACGCGTCACGTTGCTTACGTGCAGGACATGACTGGTAGGTGCAATGTCGTCTGTGTTCAGCTCATTCAGCTTTTCTGCATATTTTAAAATCGCGTTCAGCTGTCCTGTCAGCATCTGCTCTTCATCAGAAGTCAGATTAAGCCTAGCAAGCTTGGCCACATGCTGAACGTCATTGTTTGAAATACTCATTTTCGGATGGCCTCCTTCATTTCGTTCAACTTCCCGAAACCGCCTAAAACGAATCGCTCGTTTAACGGGCTAAAGTCCCAAGATAACTTTTTTTATTATAGGGGAGATAGTTCGACAATTCAATGCAAAGACCCGAGACTTGTGTAATATGCAAAATAACACCACAATATGAAGCATATCTAAGTAGTTGCTCAGTCTAAGACTCACTCTCTTCCTTCTTCTATAACTAACCTCTATCTAATAAAAAAGAGTCGGCATCAGCCGACTCTCTAAATCCATGCTCGCAGATTAACCTGCTTTATAAAATCCGCTTGTGACATCACTTCGTCCGCGGTTTCCTCTTCCTCTTCC
This genomic interval carries:
- the gatA gene encoding Asp-tRNA(Asn)/Glu-tRNA(Gln) amidotransferase subunit GatA, giving the protein MSLFEQSLPEIHNKLHAKELSVSDLVNQAYENIGVREDKVKAYLALDEERARARARQLDDRLVSGEEKGLLFGLPVGIKDNIVTNGLRTTCASQFLSNFDPVYDATVVEKLRAADTVTIGKLNMDEFAMGGSNENSSFYPVRNPWALDRVPGGSSGGSAAAVAAGEAYFTLGSDTGGSIRQPASYCGVVGLKPTYGLVSRFGLVAFASSLDQIGPLTKNVEDSAYVLQAIAGYDAKDSTSAKVDIPDYLSSLTGDVKGLRIAVPKEYIGEGVDPEVKDKVMAALKVLEGLGATWEEVSLPHTEYAVATYYLLSSSEASSNLARFDGVRYGVRAENPENLLDLYHQSRSQGFGQEVKRRIMLGTYALSSGYYDAYYLKAQKVRTLIKQDFDNVFAKYDVIIGPTAPTTAFKLGSQVDDPLTMYLNDILTIPVSLAGVPAVSIPCGFSDGLPVGLQIIGKAFDETTVLRVAHAFEQNTEFHKQRPQL
- the gatC gene encoding Asp-tRNA(Asn)/Glu-tRNA(Gln) amidotransferase subunit GatC; protein product: MSISNNDVQHVAKLARLNLTSDEEQMLTGQLNAILKYAEKLNELNTDDIAPTSHVLHVSNVTREDETKESLSIEQVMHNAPDEEEGQFKVPAVME
- the gatB gene encoding Asp-tRNA(Asn)/Glu-tRNA(Gln) amidotransferase subunit GatB — encoded protein: MSASKYETVVGLEVHVELHTNSKIFCGCSTAFGAPPNMHTCPVCLGHPGVLPVLNRQAVDYAMKAAMALNCTIADVSKFDRKNYFYPDSPKAYQISQFDQPIGENGWIDIEVNGETKRIGITRLHLEEDAGKLTHVDGGYASLVDFNRVGTPLVEIVSEPEISSPEEARAYLEKLRAIMQYCEVSDVKMEEGSLRCDANISLRPHGQEKLGTRAELKNMNSFRGVQRGLEYEQFRQAEILDDGGEVVQETRRWDEAQGKTLTMRGKEQAHDYRYFPDPDLVNLHIDDAWKERIRASIPELPDQRKARYTADYGLPSYDAEVITSSKAIADLFEDSLKYTQDAKTVSNWIMGELLAHLNTSNLELSQVPLTGQGLGEMIGLLEKGTISSKIAKTVFKEMLESGKLPQQIVEEKGLVQISDEGAILTIVEQVVANNPQSVEDYKAGKQKAIGFLVGQVMKESKGKANPGLANKLLTDVLNR